The following proteins come from a genomic window of Megalops cyprinoides isolate fMegCyp1 chromosome 6, fMegCyp1.pri, whole genome shotgun sequence:
- the LOC118779979 gene encoding transcription factor MafB-like, producing the protein MTAELNMGLGLQDSPLGLGYVDNFDLLKFDVKKEALAGLDRSSIQECNRLQSPGSVSSTPVSTPCSSEPSSPSFSPTEQTNHLEELYWMPGGGYHHQMDPLSLGLTPEDAVEALIGTGAQVQPTLPHLHQQLQRADFDGYRAIHHPHNHGHALQQHQYLGIPSHLDDLHSHPGQPQLRHSQGLDSSSPSSPESHQPLSLLRHNQHLQGHHDGAGGSSLEDRFSDDQLVSMSVRELNRHLRGFGKDEVIRLKQKRRTLKNRGYAQSCRYKRVQQKHDLEHEKTSLITQVEQLKQELNRLARERDAYKLKCEKMTGANGFREAGSTSDDPSSPEFFM; encoded by the coding sequence ATGACTGCGGAACTGAACATGGGTTTGGGCCTGCAAGACAGCCCGCTCGGACTGGGCTACGTCGACAACTTTGATTTGTTGAAGTTCGACGTTAAGAAGGAGGCTTTGGCAGGTCTCGACCGCTCCTCCATTCAAGAGTGCAACCGACTCCAGTCCCCGGGCTCTGTGTCCTCCACGCCGGTCAGCACGCCGTGCAGCTCGGAACCTTCGTCTCCGAGCTTCAGCCCGACGGAACAGACGAATCATCTGGAGGAGCTGTACTGGATGCCTGGTGGCGGCTATCATCATCAGATGGATCCGCTATCCTTGGGCCTGACCCCGGAGGATGCAGTGGAAGCCCTGATTGGCACTGGAGCCCAAGTCCAACCTACACTTCCCCACCTgcaccagcagctgcagcgagCAGACTTTGACGGCTACAGGGCGATACATCACCCCCACAATCACGGCCATGCCCTGCAGCAGCATCAGTACCTGGGGATTCCCAGTCATCTAGACGACCTGCATAGTCACCCGGGCCAGCCTCAACTTCGCCATAGCCAGGGTCTCGACAGCTCATCTCCAAGTTCGCCCGAGTCCCACCAACCGCTCAGCCTCCTCAGACACAACCAACACCTGCAGGGACATCACGATGGAGCGGGGGGATCATCCCTGGAGGACCGCTTCTCTGACGACCAGCTGGTGTCCATGTCCGTGCGAGAACTCAATCGGCATCTGCGAGGCTTCGGCAAGGATGAGGTTATCCGCCTCAAGCAGAAACGCCGGACCCTGAAGAACCGGGGCTACGCTCAGTCATGCCGTTACAAGAGGGTGCAGCAGAAGCACGATCTGGAGCACGAGAAAACGTCCCTCATCACTCAGGTGGAGCAGCTCAAGCAGGAGCTCAACCGGCTGGCCCGCGAGAGAGACGCCTACAAACTCAAGTGCGAGAAAATGACCGGGGCTAACGGGTTCCGCGAGGCAGGGTCCACTAGCGATGACCCGTCGTCGCCCGAGTTCTTCATGTGA